The DNA segment GTACCCGTCGCTGTTTGCTCCGAGGTGAACAAGACGCATGAACGACCGACAGCAAGAACTCTTGGACTCGGGATTGCTCGTTGGCGGTGCTACCGCTGTTTTGCTGCTTACGATCATCGTGTTTCTCACTCCCGAGGCACAGGAGTACGAGTTCTCGATATATCGGGGCTATCCGATGCTCTTTTGGGGTCTCGTGCTTTTCGGCATTTTTTCGGGCCAACTTGTGATTCTCAGGGCGGCACTGACCGACAGAACCGACTTCCGCTCGTGGCCCCTGGGCGTGGTAATTATCATGGCTGTCGAGGCCGTACTGTTTTTGCTCCCGTACTTTCGCGGCTACCAAGCGTATGACCGCGCAGATGTTCTCACGCACGTGGGCTTTATTCGGAATATCCACTCGCTGGGAGCACTCCCGCCGTCGGACATCTACCCGAACATCCACTTACTGACGTTATTGTTCTCGTATGTGACCGGCATCGACCCGCTTCAAATAATAAACTCGATTTCGGTCATCATTCCACTGTTCTCCGTCCTGGCCTGGTATGTGCTGGTGACCTGGCTTTACGACGGTAGACGAGCGCTTCTGACGCTGCCATTTGCGCTCCTGCTCGTCGCTGGTGGGGCATACGTGAACCCATCCCCGTTCACACAGAGTTCACTGCTCGTTCCGTTTGTCCTCTACGTATTTTTCCGTGAGCGCCGGACTCGCTCGCTCCAATCACGGGCGGTTCTGTTGATCGTCCTCGTGGCTGTTGTCATCTATCATCCTTTGACGACCGCATTCCTTATTCTGGGTCTAATAGCGTATTTCGTTGCGAACCATATCGGGAGCTTGACCCCCTCTGTGGACACGATTTCTCCATGGCGTGGTTCTACTGGGAAGGGAGTCACCATCCAACTGATGGTTGCACTGTTTTTCTCGTGGTATTATACGTTCGAGCCGATATTAAACCGAAGCAGAGAGGCGATTCAGGGCCTTCTCGGCACGTCAAGCGGTGGTTCGGAACTGGATAAGTACAGCTCCGTGGTCAGCGAAACGTCCCCGCAACTCAGCGATATACTAGTTATCGGCTTCGCAAAATACGGACTCTCTGGAGTGTTGATGGGTATCGGCGGGCTCTATCTGTTACTGATAGCGTACGACACGCTGACCGATATGCCTGAGATATCCGAGTACGAACTATCGTTTTCGCTATCTTTCATCGGTTTCCTGGGTCTGGCTGTGCTGTTTTTGGTATTTAACCTTATCGCTGGCTTCGGACGGCCGTTAATTTATGTCAATATCTTCGCTGTTTTGCTATCCGGGTCGCTGTTTTATAAACTCTACCAGCGGTACGAAATGAGACACCTAGTTACCGGTTTTCTATGCTTACTACTGCTCTCTCATACGGTGTTTGGCGTTGTGACACTGTATCACTCCCCTTTAGCAGCGGAAACCAGTCGTCAGGTGACCGACAAGGAACTCGAAGGCTCACAATGGCTGCTTGACAATCGAAATCGGTACACGAAGACCGTCGAGTACGGGATTTCGTTTTACAGGTTTAGCGACGCGTATCACGGCAAAAACAAGTCTTCTCGTCGTGAAGTTATCGACCCGAGCAGCCCGAGGCCTCCGGATCATTTCTCGTACGACCGCAACGCGACGCTGGGGCCGTCGTACGACAGCGACCGGTATATGATAATCACGAAGAAGGGTCGGGAGTTCTATCAGGAAATGTATCCGGAGTACGAAGACCAGTGGAGATTCCGACCGGCGGATTACGATAAATTACAGAACGACCCCACCGTTGGTCAGCTATACGACAACGGTGAAGTTCGTATTTATCGGATTACAGCTACCGGGGGAATTACCCAATAACTCAGTGCTTACTCTACTTGAGAGCCGTTACGCAGTGTAAACTTAAGCTATCAGGACCGCCAGTAGTTTCCAATACGAGTAATGTCGACACAACCGAATATCATCTGGCTCACGCTCGACAGCGTCCGGGCCGATAGAACGAGTATGGCTCCGGAGGCCCGCGATACGACTCCAAACATGCAGCGTATTGCGAACCTGGCCGACGGGCAGGCCTTTACGAACTGCATCACTCATGCTATGTGGTCGCTTCCGTCCGATGCATCGATGCTCACTGGGACTTACCCCTCGTATCATGGAACGGGGCTGTGGAACGAGGTCTTACCCGAAGAGATACCGACCGTAGCCGAGCGCTTCTCGGACCTTGGCTATCATACAGCCGGTGTTTCGCAGAATGCCTACTGCAGCGATTCAACCGGTCTGTCGCGTGGATTTGATCAGTTCGACCTCGTGAACAAATCTGATTTCCTCAGTACGGTTGGAGTCCGGACGCTGTTGAAATATGCTCTCAAACTACGGACACATTCCGGAGGGTATACGCTGTCGACGGACCAGCACCGGACAGATTACCTGGCTCTGGATCTTGCTAAACGTCGATTGCGGTCGTTCCAGGGGTCCGAAGAGCCCTTTTTCATGTTTGTGCATACGCTAGGTGCGCATCTTCCGTACGCACCACCGCTGTCGTTCCGAGATACGTTCACGGACACTCTCGAACAGACAACCGATGAAGCAATCGAAACAGCGGTCGAAGTGAGTTCGAACCACTACCGGTCTACGGCGTCCGGATGTGACTTCTCCGATCGGACCGACAACGCTCTCGCTGCGATGTACGATGGCCTCATGTCGTACACTGATTGGTATGTCGGGCAATTTTTCGAGTACCTGAACTCGCTTGATCTGGGTCCGACAGTGTTCGTTGTGACTGGCGATCACGGTGATCTACTGGGCGAAGACGATGTGCTCGGCCATCAACTGTCGCTCCACGACGGGTTGGTCAACGTCCCAATGGTGGTTCACGGACTCCAATCGCTGGCGGATCTCCCGGCCGATACGCTCTTACAGCACATTGACGTGATGCAAGCGCTGCTTTTAGAGGCTGGCGCCAGTCCTGACTCCCTGGACGGATTCCAGGGTCAGGACCCACGTGCTGACCCCCGAACCTATGCTCTTAGCCAACGCGGGAACGACACGTACGAAACAGCGATCACACAGATGACGGAACATGATCCGACTGTCGATACTGATCGCTATCATTCGGGACTTCTGCATGCCCTCCGCGGCAAACGATTCAAATTTCTGCAGTCTGAACAGGGAAGTCAGCTGTACAAACTCCCGGACGAGCAGACAGACGTTCTCGAATTGTATCCATCGGTCGCCGCCGAATACCGGGCCGCGTTTGAAGAGGCCATCAACCGAGTTGGCGAGTCACAGTCGACCGACACACAGCGGACAATGACAGATGAGATGAAAGATCATCTCGCCGACCTTGGATATGTCACGGACTAATCCAATCACGCGGGGCGTAAACACGTTCCCGCTTACAGCACAGACCGATGACGGTACTTTCAGTCCGGGAGACCGTCGCTTCGATTATAAGTAACCGAGATCTTCAAGCCGCTGTTCGGTATCGGATCCCATCGCCTCCTGTCGTGTTTCGTCTACTTCTGGTGTGTGTTCGTTTGTGTCGGTAGCAGTTGCAGTCGCCCACGGTACCTTTTTTAAATTCGGATGGGCGAATCCTTCAGGATGGCCATACAGTCCCATTTCACCGAAGAGTTCACCGTGGTCGGCCGTAATCACGACTTTCTCGGCATCGATGTTTTGCAGCAGTAGTTCGATTGAATCCAGCACGAACCGGAGGTTATCCAGGTATAATTCTTTAACTTCTGTGACGGATGCCGTCCCCTGCTCCATGGCCGTCCACGGATCCGCTTCAACCTCCAGAAGCGGCCGATTTTCCTCGTAGGCCTCTGCAATGTACGGCGTATGTGGCTGTAAGTAGTGTACCACCATCCGTTCGAACTCAGTGGTTCGGGCGGTATCGATAGCGTAATCGGTCATTACCTGTGGCGGGGCCTCAGGGAAGTAGTCGTCATAATCGTGATTGTGGACGTGGAGGAACTTCTTGAAGGCGTCTTTTTCCACAATATCCCAGTCTGGCCACATTAC comes from the Haloarcula hispanica ATCC 33960 genome and includes:
- a CDS encoding alkaline phosphatase family protein → MHTDARSWLTELASGIQNKHPADIARSLRGAFNGPYYTLTTRYPIGTNIFERDWDLLLVLDACRVDALQAVAPEYEFIDDVGSIWSVGSASHEWISKTFTNDYQEEIAETALVTSNPFFPQTFEDRTYPPKAYTIPVMWPDWDIVEKDAFKKFLHVHNHDYDDYFPEAPPQVMTDYAIDTARTTEFERMVVHYLQPHTPYIAEAYEENRPLLEVEADPWTAMEQGTASVTEVKELYLDNLRFVLDSIELLLQNIDAEKVVITADHGELFGEMGLYGHPEGFAHPNLKKVPWATATATDTNEHTPEVDETRQEAMGSDTEQRLEDLGYL
- a CDS encoding sulfatase is translated as MSTQPNIIWLTLDSVRADRTSMAPEARDTTPNMQRIANLADGQAFTNCITHAMWSLPSDASMLTGTYPSYHGTGLWNEVLPEEIPTVAERFSDLGYHTAGVSQNAYCSDSTGLSRGFDQFDLVNKSDFLSTVGVRTLLKYALKLRTHSGGYTLSTDQHRTDYLALDLAKRRLRSFQGSEEPFFMFVHTLGAHLPYAPPLSFRDTFTDTLEQTTDEAIETAVEVSSNHYRSTASGCDFSDRTDNALAAMYDGLMSYTDWYVGQFFEYLNSLDLGPTVFVVTGDHGDLLGEDDVLGHQLSLHDGLVNVPMVVHGLQSLADLPADTLLQHIDVMQALLLEAGASPDSLDGFQGQDPRADPRTYALSQRGNDTYETAITQMTEHDPTVDTDRYHSGLLHALRGKRFKFLQSEQGSQLYKLPDEQTDVLELYPSVAAEYRAAFEEAINRVGESQSTDTQRTMTDEMKDHLADLGYVTD